A genomic region of Arachis hypogaea cultivar Tifrunner chromosome 5, arahy.Tifrunner.gnm2.J5K5, whole genome shotgun sequence contains the following coding sequences:
- the LOC112801067 gene encoding peroxisome biogenesis protein 3-2 isoform X3, with translation MLSVRDLWRRHRRKVFISVGVLGSGYLLYKLYGAHRRRLDALERELAIQRESEELMKVQMQAHFENIQTISDVMTLPHAMHNLSCRVAEELDLSQLLERLLQGKGQPNTLTQSEKLNLWERLKILSFTRMALSVWATTMLSLYTKVQVNILGRHLYIDTARRFESSSTTESGDLVDKEDQQKFLGTVDFLCQHGMPPLISDMEAATQEALKGKQLSHFFNSTALHETIMQILIIFMSQGSPHSWIKYVMPEDSATSRIDDPAPSDVTEFEQLMMEARAVLLSAEFGSIIEICMKVVVNEVVEQMGAKFRGGSIATGLPLARVLPQVAQMCPLLLEEPSKNQFIRIIKCIPEVEPFFTRLYANMPSAY, from the exons ATGCTTTCCGTCAG GGATTTGTGGAGGCGCCATAGGAGGAAGGTTTTCATTTCAGTTGGTGTTTTAGGAAGTGGGTATCTTTTGTATAAGCTTTATGGTGCTCACAGGCGCAGGCTCGATGCACTTGAGAGAGAACTCGCAATTCAAAGGGAAAGTGAGGAGCTCATGAAGGTTCA AATGCAAGCTCACTTTGAGAATATTCAGACGATTTCGGATGTAATGACACTGCCTCATGCTATGCACAACTTAAGCTGTCGCGTAGCAGAAGAGTTGGATCTTTCTCAGCTTCTTGAGAGACTCCTACAAGGGAAGGGTCAACCAAACACTTTAACGCAATCAGAGAAACTAAATTTATGGGAGAGACTCAAAATTCTAA GTTTTACAAGAATGGCGTTGTCAGTATGGGCCACAACAATGCTTAGTTTATATACGAAGGTTCAAGTAAATATTCTAGGAAGGCATCTATATATTGATACTGCACGAAGATTTGAAAGCTCTAGCACAACG GAAAGTGGAGATCTGGTTGATAAAGAAGACCAGCAGAAATTTCTAGGAACTGTTGATTTTCTCTGTCAACATGGCATGCCTCCCTTGATTTCAGATATGGAGGCGGCAACGCAAGAAGCTCTCAAAGG AAAGCAGCTGAGCCATTTCTTCAACAGTACAGCACTACATGAAACAATAATGCAGATACTCATCATATTCATGAGccaagggagtccacactccTGGATAAAGTATGTGATGCCCGAGGATTCTGCAACTTCCAGAATTGATGATCCAGCTCCTTCTGATGTGACGGAATTTGAACAACTTATGATGGAAGCGCGAGCAGTGTTATTAAG TGCTGAATTTGGGAGCATTATAGAGATATGTATGAAAGTGGTGGTGAATGAAGTGGTGGAGCAGATGGGAGCTAAATTTAGAGGAGGAAGTATAGCAACGGGGCTGCCTCTGGCGAGAGTCTTGCCTCAAGTTGCACAGATGTGCCCTTTGCTCCTTGAAGAACCCAGCAAGAATCAGTTCATCAGAATCATTAAATGTATACCAGAGGTTGAACCATTTTTCACTCGCCTCTATGCAAATATGCCAAGTGCATATTGA
- the LOC112801067 gene encoding peroxisome biogenesis protein 3-2 isoform X1, with amino-acid sequence MLSVRDLWRRHRRKVFISVGVLGSGYLLYKLYGAHRRRLDALERELAIQRESEELMKVQMQAHFENIQTISDVMTLPHAMHNLSCRVAEELDLSQLLERLLQGKGQPNTLTQSEKLNLWERLKILSFTRMALSVWATTMLSLYTKVQVNILGRHLYIDTARRFESSSTTKEFKGNQISRFIGPLLNGVQVTAQIPEKGGTFVTNRERESGDLVDKEDQQKFLGTVDFLCQHGMPPLISDMEAATQEALKGKQLSHFFNSTALHETIMQILIIFMSQGSPHSWIKYVMPEDSATSRIDDPAPSDVTEFEQLMMEARAVLLSAEFGSIIEICMKVVVNEVVEQMGAKFRGGSIATGLPLARVLPQVAQMCPLLLEEPSKNQFIRIIKCIPEVEPFFTRLYANMPSAY; translated from the exons ATGCTTTCCGTCAG GGATTTGTGGAGGCGCCATAGGAGGAAGGTTTTCATTTCAGTTGGTGTTTTAGGAAGTGGGTATCTTTTGTATAAGCTTTATGGTGCTCACAGGCGCAGGCTCGATGCACTTGAGAGAGAACTCGCAATTCAAAGGGAAAGTGAGGAGCTCATGAAGGTTCA AATGCAAGCTCACTTTGAGAATATTCAGACGATTTCGGATGTAATGACACTGCCTCATGCTATGCACAACTTAAGCTGTCGCGTAGCAGAAGAGTTGGATCTTTCTCAGCTTCTTGAGAGACTCCTACAAGGGAAGGGTCAACCAAACACTTTAACGCAATCAGAGAAACTAAATTTATGGGAGAGACTCAAAATTCTAA GTTTTACAAGAATGGCGTTGTCAGTATGGGCCACAACAATGCTTAGTTTATATACGAAGGTTCAAGTAAATATTCTAGGAAGGCATCTATATATTGATACTGCACGAAGATTTGAAAGCTCTAGCACAACG AAGGAGTTTAAAGGAAACCAGATATCACGCTTTATAGGTCCTCTCCTGAATGGAGTGCAGGTGACAGCACAAATTCCTGAGAAAGGTGGAACATTTGTGACTAATAGAGAGCGA GAAAGTGGAGATCTGGTTGATAAAGAAGACCAGCAGAAATTTCTAGGAACTGTTGATTTTCTCTGTCAACATGGCATGCCTCCCTTGATTTCAGATATGGAGGCGGCAACGCAAGAAGCTCTCAAAGG AAAGCAGCTGAGCCATTTCTTCAACAGTACAGCACTACATGAAACAATAATGCAGATACTCATCATATTCATGAGccaagggagtccacactccTGGATAAAGTATGTGATGCCCGAGGATTCTGCAACTTCCAGAATTGATGATCCAGCTCCTTCTGATGTGACGGAATTTGAACAACTTATGATGGAAGCGCGAGCAGTGTTATTAAG TGCTGAATTTGGGAGCATTATAGAGATATGTATGAAAGTGGTGGTGAATGAAGTGGTGGAGCAGATGGGAGCTAAATTTAGAGGAGGAAGTATAGCAACGGGGCTGCCTCTGGCGAGAGTCTTGCCTCAAGTTGCACAGATGTGCCCTTTGCTCCTTGAAGAACCCAGCAAGAATCAGTTCATCAGAATCATTAAATGTATACCAGAGGTTGAACCATTTTTCACTCGCCTCTATGCAAATATGCCAAGTGCATATTGA
- the LOC112801067 gene encoding peroxisome biogenesis protein 3-2 isoform X2 has translation MLSVRDLWRRHRRKVFISVGVLGSGYLLYKLYGAHRRRLDALERELAIQRESEELMKVQMQAHFENIQTISDVMTLPHAMHNLSCRVAEELDLSQLLERLLQGKGQPNTLTQSEKLNLWERLKILSFTRMALSVWATTMLSLYTKVQVNILGRHLYIDTARRFESSSTTEFKGNQISRFIGPLLNGVQVTAQIPEKGGTFVTNRERESGDLVDKEDQQKFLGTVDFLCQHGMPPLISDMEAATQEALKGKQLSHFFNSTALHETIMQILIIFMSQGSPHSWIKYVMPEDSATSRIDDPAPSDVTEFEQLMMEARAVLLSAEFGSIIEICMKVVVNEVVEQMGAKFRGGSIATGLPLARVLPQVAQMCPLLLEEPSKNQFIRIIKCIPEVEPFFTRLYANMPSAY, from the exons ATGCTTTCCGTCAG GGATTTGTGGAGGCGCCATAGGAGGAAGGTTTTCATTTCAGTTGGTGTTTTAGGAAGTGGGTATCTTTTGTATAAGCTTTATGGTGCTCACAGGCGCAGGCTCGATGCACTTGAGAGAGAACTCGCAATTCAAAGGGAAAGTGAGGAGCTCATGAAGGTTCA AATGCAAGCTCACTTTGAGAATATTCAGACGATTTCGGATGTAATGACACTGCCTCATGCTATGCACAACTTAAGCTGTCGCGTAGCAGAAGAGTTGGATCTTTCTCAGCTTCTTGAGAGACTCCTACAAGGGAAGGGTCAACCAAACACTTTAACGCAATCAGAGAAACTAAATTTATGGGAGAGACTCAAAATTCTAA GTTTTACAAGAATGGCGTTGTCAGTATGGGCCACAACAATGCTTAGTTTATATACGAAGGTTCAAGTAAATATTCTAGGAAGGCATCTATATATTGATACTGCACGAAGATTTGAAAGCTCTAGCACAACG GAGTTTAAAGGAAACCAGATATCACGCTTTATAGGTCCTCTCCTGAATGGAGTGCAGGTGACAGCACAAATTCCTGAGAAAGGTGGAACATTTGTGACTAATAGAGAGCGA GAAAGTGGAGATCTGGTTGATAAAGAAGACCAGCAGAAATTTCTAGGAACTGTTGATTTTCTCTGTCAACATGGCATGCCTCCCTTGATTTCAGATATGGAGGCGGCAACGCAAGAAGCTCTCAAAGG AAAGCAGCTGAGCCATTTCTTCAACAGTACAGCACTACATGAAACAATAATGCAGATACTCATCATATTCATGAGccaagggagtccacactccTGGATAAAGTATGTGATGCCCGAGGATTCTGCAACTTCCAGAATTGATGATCCAGCTCCTTCTGATGTGACGGAATTTGAACAACTTATGATGGAAGCGCGAGCAGTGTTATTAAG TGCTGAATTTGGGAGCATTATAGAGATATGTATGAAAGTGGTGGTGAATGAAGTGGTGGAGCAGATGGGAGCTAAATTTAGAGGAGGAAGTATAGCAACGGGGCTGCCTCTGGCGAGAGTCTTGCCTCAAGTTGCACAGATGTGCCCTTTGCTCCTTGAAGAACCCAGCAAGAATCAGTTCATCAGAATCATTAAATGTATACCAGAGGTTGAACCATTTTTCACTCGCCTCTATGCAAATATGCCAAGTGCATATTGA